A stretch of DNA from Pangasianodon hypophthalmus isolate fPanHyp1 chromosome 2, fPanHyp1.pri, whole genome shotgun sequence:
tatatatatatatatatatatatatatatatatatatatatatgaatgtatgtataattTCTCCTCATAGATGGATCCAGTGAGAGCCACTCTGTTCCTCCAGCCTGCCCACCCTGCTGTCCTTGTGTTTGTCATTATTCCAGCATGTACGGACAAAAGAAAAGCCAACAGTATGAGGACAATTATATCATTAGCTCAGAGAATAAAGACAATAAGGAACTCAGAAGAGTCCCTCCAGCTATACCTGTACCTGCAAGACCTCTTCCCAAAGAGCCTTGGCAGATGATCATAATGAATGGTGAGGCTTCATACACACTTCAGTGTTAATCATAAGAGGTCCGTATGATCGGTTGTGCTACGTTATGTTTACAGTAAAGTGTCTTTTATTCTCTTGACTGTAGTTAATTCAGATTGTCTGCACAACAAGCTGCAGAACAGGACATTTTCAGGCTTTCTCTGGTGGAAaaacagatgggtgacaaattaaagggaaaaccTAAAGAACCTCAATAACTCAGTAATGAAACAACACAAGTGCAGATGCTTCCTGAATGATCTGCTGCATGATACAACTGAGCAATTAATATCCAACTTTACTCTGTGGCGTTTATAAAAATGCTGAGCAGGCCTAGTTGACCTTGATTTTAGATTAAGGTTCATTATTGTGGAGAAACTTCAGTCAAAAGACTGCTCTCCTGGCTAGCATTGACTAAAGTGATATCTGCATTAAGATATAGAGAAAGGACATCAGTAAATAGGGCTGGAAATTATGGTCTAAAGCACACACTCAGTCAGACTGCAAATTCCAGTGATATTCTGTGTTTTTCACAGTAAAAGGAACgactgatgatgataatgaaagCATTTATGCTGAACCTGACATGCCAAAGCATGACGACACAGCACCTGAAAGTGAGTCATTTAATTAAAgagttcattatttaattatttaaattcatataatttaattattttaattaactattttaataaatgataatttaattatttttaattaattaatattatattatgataattgcatttacattattaataagataattatgttttatgtttgaatgtatatatttttaatgtaatacaaCAAACATCCAACCCATGAACAACAAAGTAGTATGatcttcaagaaaaaaaatatatgaaaaaaaattatgattaatACTGTAGGTCAGATCTCTTTCTGCTGAGTCTTTGTTTCTCTGATGGTTTCTCTTCTATAGAGAGTTTCGtccttgtctttctctctctctctactctcaGCTTGCTCAATGGTGATTAAAGCACTGATGTCTGCAAATAAGACAGGCCCTATAAAAAATTATTCTATCTCTACCATCAGGATATGAACCTGAGCCAAGTGGTGTTGCAATGAAGGTCCCTTCCCAAAAGCCCATTCCTACTGCAAGGATGGCTGCTCAGGAGCAGTCTAAACATCAGGACAGTGAGCATGTCATCTCTAAGAGTTTGAGGAATAAGGTATGCCAGATCATGTGAAACCAAAGAGAAACCTTAAACAATGAAGTACTTGTTGGTACAAAATGTGTTCTTTGAAGAGGTGGATGGCTCTCAACCCAAATGgtgtttatttccatttcagaagaaaaataaagcagataaaacaaaacaaaacaaatcatcCATTTCAGTCAAACGTCCGACTACAATTTCCAACTGTTCACGCAGTCAGTTCTTCCAGACCTCTGCAAAATGCCCTGAACAATCAAGTGCAGGTATGGTGCCATCTGCAGGCTTGAAGGTTAAGAGGACAAGAAGCTCCCCATGTAGACAAACTAAAGCAAAGGATGGCCGTTCCTGGAAGATGCTGCAGGACAGCTTATGGCAGGAGCGCTGTGTTGTGAAAGAGAGCGGAATCCTGAACCACCTAACCAAAGAGGAGCTTCTCCTTCAGGAGGTATTACAATCACAGCAGAAGAGTCTACAAAAATCTTACCATAAATGTCCTTGTCATCCTCCATCTCTTTTTTATATGATCTCTTtgtgtttgtatctgtgtgtgtgtgtgtctctcccaCTCTGTCCTCACGTTAGAGTATTTATGAGGTGGCAACTTCTGAGCAGTCCTATCTTGAACGGCTAACTGTTGTTGTGAATCATTTCATGGAATCTCCAGAACTAAATTCAGCTATAGCTTCCAGAGACCAAAAAGCACTCTTTTCCAGCATGCACAAAATGAGAGAGATCAGCAAGAAGTGAGTCACCACTTTAGAAAACGCAGAGAGAAACAATAGCCAAGTATTCATCACTAAGTGAAGGCTGTTTATAACTATGTATATGATTGGGTCTTATTTTAGCTTCCTGGAGTCGATGGTTCAGAATTTGGGCTCCAGGTTGTTTTGTGAAGGTTTCTGTGATGTTGTCCATCGTTATGCCACTGGACCATTCAGTGCTTATGTGGATTACATCCGCAACATACCATGCCAGAAGCAAACACTCATCAAGTTGAGGTAGAAAACATGATTTAATAGTCTTAAAATACACATGACTTGATAAGCTTGACTGCCATATGTACTGTGGAGTTAGGACTGTGAGCAAGAAGATCAATAATTAGTGCAGCTGCAGGCTTGATGATACCAAATTAGCTGCTCATTTTGAGAGAGTGACCTTGTGATTAAGGGTCTGTGCTCTCATATCTCTCATTGACACACACATAGAGCTTGTGACTCAACCTCAAGGTGCCACACCCTGCCTAAATCAAAGGCTTACGAATGATCTACAGATACAAAAAAAGCACTAATTACAAGTTATGTTACTTTCATGCTCCTATAGCTGTTAACATATTTTTGGTTTCTTCCTGTCAGGAAGGAGAGCCCTCGCTTTGTGGAGATCTTAAACAAGCTTCAGGAGGACCCATGTTGCAATCGGCTGCCTCTCGACTCTTTCCTCTCGCTGCCTTTTCAGAGGATCTCCCAACTCAAGGTCTTAATGGAGGTGAGAAAGGAGAACCAAATGTGCAGGAATAAAGTAGGACTCAGTGAACATGATGTTGTATCATGCTTCAGTCTGAAAATGTTTCCCATTGCAGACAGTCCTAAAGAGGGCAGCCTCAAAGTCAGACATTCAGGCCTCTGCAGAAGCAGCCTTGACTGAGATTTCTGAGGTAAATATAGTGGCGTCTTGTGAGTGAGGTAATTCTTTCTGAAGAGTACAAAGATTTGTGTAATCTTGAAGATGTGCCACTGAACATTTGAGTGGCTTAATAAGGTCATGTGAATGCATCCATATATACTTCCagtccatatactgtatactttagCAAGTCACATCAAAGTTTATGTACAAAGTTTATGTACAAAAAGCTATACAATGTACATTTCTTGAAGAGAAATTCTTCGCCACATGTTTTAGAGCCGGGCAAAGATATTCCCACCCTTACAGAAAATCATATATTTCACAtgtaattatatgttttttacaCAGAGATTATGATCACTGTGTGAAAACCATGTGATGGTCACCATATTGTGCCCTGAAATTGAACTCAAGTAAACAAGTGACATCCCATGAATACGTGATGACGTGAAAAATGAAACTACGTGCCCCAGTTGTGGAACGTTAACATGTGACAAATCAAAACACATGTATTGTTTATGCCTACCATTCAGCAGTATTTTGTTTGCCCTTGTCCATATTTTCTATCTTAGTAGTGATGTGGTTAAGCATCAGCCTATTGTTTGTGCTGCAAGTGTATTGTTTTTATGATGCTAGCTGTCAAGATTCTATCTTGCTGACGCCACAGTATGCTTAGATATGGTCTGATAAATGTGGGCCATTTTTGGCTCAGATTCCAAATGCCGTGAAAATCTTGAATTTTGGCCCCTTTGAGCCCACTATACATTTTTCTCGAATGCCTCAATGCCTCAGCTGACCAGTTTGATATCatgtctgagaaaaaaaaaaaaaacagcagaggtGGGTAGAGGAGGCAAAAACCTCACCCAAGTACAACGAACAAGAAGCTGTCACACGTCTTGTTTCACCTTGCTCCTTGGAAAtcattgtgttgtgttttctcaTATCTGCTTGCGTcatttcatgtgttttattctggcAACAGCGACTTATTGTTTTGTTCTTATTTTTGGTCTTCTGGACTACTTCTACTACCACTTTTGTGATAGTGATATCTGAAGCATTTCAAATGTCATATTGCAACTTGAGTTACAGCTCCATGATATAACTGAAATTTGGCTAGATTGGTgatgtattttttgtgtgtgtgtctgtaggtgCTGGAGGCATGCAATAGGGAAGTGGGTAAGATGAAGCAGATTGAGGAACTTGTCAACATTGCCAACAAAATAGAGTTTGAGTGCAAGGTGACTGatgttaaattattcatttctgccaaatgaatcattttgtttccttttgatttcaatgaatataaaacaaataaaggtTTAATTTCCATTCCTATATGTGAAAGTAGTTTaaactctcactctctttctgtttccctctttgtgtttttatctttcattttctttctttctttctttctttttttcaggccTTGCCGCTGGTGTCATCTTCTCGCTGGTTAATCAGAGATGGTGAAATGACCCAGCTCACTCTGAATGAGAACATTTTTGTCCAGAGGAAAAATTGCACTGTCCATTTGATCCTCTTCAATGATTTGCTACTGGTTGCCTCAAAGAAAGGGTGAGAATAAactctaaaaaaatatataatgatgtAGACTATGTTCATGACATCCATATGTtgcaaaataaacaatatttttaatttacagttGTGCTTGCACATGTAGTAGCGTTTACTCTGCTAGTAATCAAACGTCTActtcatttatttgtgtgtgtaatttgcattttaaaatgccAATATCTAGGTCAGACAGGTATGTGGTGCATGATCATGTCCACCGTTCCCTCATTGAGGTCACTGAGGGTGCTAAAGTGGAGGATGATCTGGAAGGGTATGACATGAGAAGAGTATTTCTACTGGCTATTTTGAAGAACCACAAAGGAAGCTCATACCAACTTTTACTGCAGACCTCCACACTGTGAGTAGACTGAGTATAAAATTACtgatatatatattacattacgCACTCAGTGGCTACTTTATTAAATACTCATGTACACACAGTCATTGGCCATTTCATTAGGTACAACTACCACATAGAGGCACCCTTGTCAATGTATAATTACTGACCATTTTCAGGGCAGGAGTGACACTGACCTGGTTGTGTCTGTGGTGCTGGTACAAGCATCAGGTGCAGGAACCTTTTAATTGTGTGCACACTTACTaaccactttattagacacaTGCCTGTGTACACAGTACACAAAAGAGTATAGCTGTTCTTTTTCCATGCATGGTTGTTTCTGTCGACACACTGTTGTTTGCTGGATATTTTTGGCTGGCAGTGACATTGTGGTGTTAAAATGCTTAGCAAATCTGCTAAGCAAATACAATACACTCATACCAGCAAAATACACAATACCATGTCTGTGTTAATGTTGTGCTGGAACGGACCATCACTTAAATGATATCTAGTCAGCAATGGTCCTGTGGTGATTCCTTTCCACTGATGAACAGGGTAGTGGGGGGCTGACATATTGCACACAGCAACAAATGGTCTACAGTCAGTAAATGTATACCTCCAAATGGTAGGTTTAACACACACTGGGTGTCCATtacaatgtggaaaaaatgtgttactgtgagtgtatatggtaAAGATGTACGTTATCATGaataacgaaaaaaaaaaacactccccAGCACATATTTGTACTACAGGTACAGATTTAAAGGTCTGACTGACAGGTCAATTTGCTAATCTCCACACTGTTTCTGTTctcagagaagagagagacagctggcTGAAGGTCCTGAAGAGTGAGGAAGGAGTGTATGAAGAGTGGGGTAAGTGCCTGAGTTTCGGGGGAAGGTGTCTGTTTGCAGAACACAGACTCGGGAGCATGTCTCGGAGTGGGACATATGggtgggtttttgtttttagcccATGCATTAACTCCAGGGGTGGAAGAtttacttaagtattattttggtgtatttattttacttcttatgTAAGAATACTTATTAATACACACTTTTtgctccttacatttttatttagaccttcaaagtacttgtTCCAATGTCAATTCGAGTCAGTGActgtatgttatatattataaattactGTATGTCATTTTAGTTTAGCATCAAATCAGTGTAGACCAAATCTCAAGAATCATGCCTGCTGTGACCTTCTcgtgctacacaatgtagttagtgagagtgagagtgcatATGAGAGTGCATTTGTAGATGGATAAGCCATGAGACTGCAGTGTTGACCTTGAGGATGAGCGCCCCTGGCCCTTCCTCAGCAAAAGATTTCAATATGCTGGACTAAGCAAAGACTTGTGTATAAAATAAGATTTCTCCTTTGCCTCCCcagaaggcatgaactccatctaatttgaaaaatgtgGCTGTATTTAACTAAATTagtctgttttctttgctaatgccaggttagactagcagtGATTCCAGTAGCTAGCATAAATGGCTAGgtagcaagtcaaattctagctaatggtaccTAACGAGTGAATTATGTCTCATAGATGTGTCACTTTCTGTGGTCTTTCATCTGCAAAAACAGGCTGTAGGCTACAGTTTTCTAGTTAACATGTTATcctctaataatttgcatattatacGTGATAGATTAAAGTCTGTTTTTAATGACATCTCAACCTGAGGTCCCTTAAAACCCTCCCAAAATCATTTCTACCTGAACTTCTGTATTACTAGGGAAatggccactagagggcagagttgtgttttattgcaaATCCAGCTGTTGTTTTTGACTGGCAGCTTTACTGAATTATATAAATGTCATACTGTTTATGTCTCAGATTGTCCTCAGGTGCGATGTATTGAAGCGTATAATGGACAACAACCTGGAGAGCTCAGTCTACAGCCTGAGGACATAGTCAGCATCATCCAGAAAACATCTGATGgtaattaaaaacagatttactGAAATGCTCATAGACATTcctgctgaaaagaaaaaaaacaatacaaaccatcacagaaattctaatagTTTCCACTTCAAATACCATTATAAACCATCAgttaaccattaaaaccatcacCATTGCCATTATTGCTCCTTAACGGTATCCACTacacataacatgccaccaacagaaggcaacaaattaccagtagcgTCCCACATTGACCATTACAGGTTCCATTAAAagcaatacaattcccattataaccattaaaaccattacaaattctatgagggtttatatatatatatatttttttttttcagcagggattaTAAAATACATTGAAGAATTTACTCTAGAAGACATCAGTtcatactgtatacatactgttattattataagcAGTCTTAAGGAAGTCATACACTTATTTTGCGATAATACACTAACACTTATTTTTGGGAGCACAGATTCCCTAGTCCCTGACCATGTGAGTTGTGTCCATCTCCACTGTTTACTTTCATTcactttcatttactttcattcactgtttacaaagacattttttggAATGAATAGATAATATGtcctaaacagatacaaatagagatatgaataggaggtgggatatttatttaaaattaaaaaaaaaaaaaaaaaaaaaaaaaaaaaacttgccagAAGGGTttacagggcatctggttgagactagagatgtgcatagggactgggatcctgcaggaaacaactaaaaataaaatcgCAGAAGCaggaagtgtttatttaaatgtgggTATGAGCaagctgtcagatatgaagctcgcaggacaaagaaaggcctcgttaattaaaatgaaaggcattttttgcattcattcattcatcttttagTAACTGCCTAGTCAGAGTCAGGATGGTTTAA
This window harbors:
- the LOC113527312 gene encoding ephexin-1, which encodes MGTNDRLKTKPPLPPKPQIKGGIPQKVLDSPPSSTNTTSGAQYRPTPKPRLRKPGPLKDTLNRTGNADQPSLCNTDNAAPNGSSESHSVPPACPPCCPCVCHYSSMYGQKKSQQYEDNYIISSENKDNKELRRVPPAIPVPARPLPKEPWQMIIMNVKGTTDDDNESIYAEPDMPKHDDTAPERYEPEPSGVAMKVPSQKPIPTARMAAQEQSKHQDSEHVISKSLRNKKKNKADKTKQNKSSISVKRPTTISNCSRSQFFQTSAKCPEQSSAGMVPSAGLKVKRTRSSPCRQTKAKDGRSWKMLQDSLWQERCVVKESGILNHLTKEELLLQESIYEVATSEQSYLERLTVVVNHFMESPELNSAIASRDQKALFSSMHKMREISKNFLESMVQNLGSRLFCEGFCDVVHRYATGPFSAYVDYIRNIPCQKQTLIKLRKESPRFVEILNKLQEDPCCNRLPLDSFLSLPFQRISQLKVLMETVLKRAASKSDIQASAEAALTEISEVLEACNREVGKMKQIEELVNIANKIEFECKALPLVSSSRWLIRDGEMTQLTLNENIFVQRKNCTVHLILFNDLLLVASKKGSDRYVVHDHVHRSLIEVTEGAKVEDDLEGYDMRRVFLLAILKNHKGSSYQLLLQTSTLEERDSWLKVLKSEEGVYEEWDCPQVRCIEAYNGQQPGELSLQPEDIVSIIQKTSDGLMEGRRLPDGERGWFPAKCVMEISNEHVQRRNLRQRHHVLQAAANILKRRSICQDQHTTTCFNKY